In one window of Methanosarcina vacuolata Z-761 DNA:
- a CDS encoding class I SAM-dependent methyltransferase → MDYVHGYSNRENSRLCDQANALTELLHHDTIYPPGSKVLEAGCGVGAQTVILSRNSPEASITSIDISDESVEKARQLAEKEGVKNVDFQVASIFDLPYEDETFDHIFICFVLEHLKNPLDALLSVKRVLKKEGTITVIEGDHGSSYFYPRSDEAMQAIKCLIDFQELLGGNSLIGREIYPLLNRTGFKNVIVSPRMVYVDSSKPDLVEGFTKNTFTAMVEGVRKQALELKMIDEKTWNKGINDLYRTAGQEGTFCYTFFKGTAIK, encoded by the coding sequence ATGGATTACGTACACGGATATTCTAATAGAGAGAATTCTAGACTTTGTGATCAGGCAAATGCACTCACTGAGCTATTACATCATGATACTATATACCCTCCAGGAAGTAAAGTGCTTGAAGCTGGCTGCGGTGTGGGCGCACAAACAGTCATACTTAGCAGAAATAGCCCCGAAGCCAGCATTACATCAATTGATATTTCAGATGAATCAGTTGAAAAAGCAAGACAATTGGCTGAAAAAGAGGGGGTGAAGAATGTTGATTTTCAGGTAGCTAGTATCTTCGATCTACCCTATGAAGACGAGACTTTCGACCATATTTTCATATGCTTTGTACTTGAACACCTTAAAAATCCTCTTGATGCCTTATTGTCAGTTAAGAGGGTACTTAAAAAAGAGGGTACGATAACTGTCATAGAGGGTGATCACGGTTCAAGCTATTTCTACCCCAGGAGCGATGAAGCTATGCAAGCAATAAAGTGTCTGATTGATTTTCAGGAACTTTTGGGGGGCAATTCTCTTATAGGCAGAGAAATTTATCCGCTATTAAATCGGACTGGTTTTAAAAACGTAATTGTCTCCCCCAGAATGGTATATGTTGATTCGAGTAAACCCGATCTGGTAGAGGGATTTACGAAAAATACTTTCACTGCGATGGTCGAGGGTGTCAGGAAGCAGGCGCTGGAACTAAAGATGATCGACGAAAAAACGTGGAATAAAGGCATTAACGACCTCTACCGGACAGCCGGGCAAGAAGGCACGTTTTGTTATACCTTTTTTAAAGGCACAGCTATTAAATAA